The Chitinophagaceae bacterium genomic sequence CAGAAAGTGATCGCACTGCTCTTTTGTTTATATGAGTTATAACAAAGCCTTCACGTATATTTGTATTTGAGCGTAGAATGCCATTACGTAATTTTTCTATTTTTAGCCCGCCGTCTATATTAAGCCTTCTTCTTTCTGCTACTGAAAGTTCAACTAACTCAGCGCCTATTTTTTCCATAATATCTACATTGCTTCTGCTTAGCAGTTCCGGTCTGTTATTAATGTTTTGCAAAGTAACATTCGTAATTCTATTTCTTCCATCGCGAATATAATCAATGGTAATTTCGTCTCCGGGTCTGAATCTGGCAACTTGTTCCTGTAATTGTGGTGAAGTGTTAACTGGTGTTCCGCTAACATGCGTAATAACATCTCCAACTTTGATACCTGCTAAATGTGCTGCACTACTATTGCCTACGCTTTCAATATAAACACCTTTTATGTCCGGCAAGTCTAATTTTTTTGCTAAATCGGCATCAACATTTCTGATAGTAACTCCTAAAAATCCTCTTTGTACAAGTCCGAATTCTTTTAGATCGGTCACAATTTTGTTCACTAAATTAGCCGGTACGGCAAAACTATATCCGGCAAATGTACCTGTTGGTGTAGCGATAGCCGTGTTAATACCAATTAAATCACCTTTTAAATTTACCAAAGCACCTCCGCTGTTACCCGGATTAACGGCAGCATCAGTTTGAATAAAAGACTCTATAGCTGTTTGCTCTCGTAAAATATTTATATTTCTACTCTTAGCACTCACAATTCCTGCGGTAACGGTTGAAGATAGATTAAACGGGTTACCCACTGCAAGCACCCATTCGCCAATAACAATGGCATCAGAATTCCCAAAAGTCATAAAAGGCAAGTCATTTGCATCTTTTATTCGTATTAAGGCGATATCTGTAGAAGGGTCTGTTCCTATAACTTCAGCCTCATACACTCTGTTATCATTTAAAGTGACATTTATGCCGTCAGCATTACTAATTACATGGTTATTAGTTACGATGTAGCCATCTTTAGAAATTATTACTCCTGAGCCGGATGAACGCCTTTGGCGAGGTTCCCCTCTGGGACTAAAAAAATCATCTTTGAAAAAATCTCTTAGTGAATTTTGTTGCTGACCTCTTGTGCCGGATGAAGTCGTTCTGATGTGAACAACTGCGGGAGTGCTCAAAGCTGCAGCATGTCTAAAATCTACCGGTTGAGATTCTCCAAAATCAGCAATTTCATCAAAACTTGTGAAACTGCCCGGAATTTGATTTTCAGAAATTCTGATAATTTCTTGCTGTGGTTCAAAAATCTTAAAACCTGCATAAAATGTAGCAGCACTTACCACAAAAGCTAAAAAAATTGTTGTTAAAATTTGATTTGTTTTCATAGTAATCTCCTTTTTATATTAATGATAACAAAAACTATGCCCGACCGGCAAACTTATAAAACAACAGATTTTTAGGGTCATTTGTTTTAAAGCTGTCAAAAAATTGACTTAAGTGTATATTTTTTTGAATACCTGCTTAATCTAATTGACATTTAAAAACAAAACTTATCTTTGCTTCCAAAATAACATTTAGAATATGAAGATTAGAAACAACTGGACTAAAGAAGAAATTAAAGAAATATACCATCAGCCAATTTTAGATTTAATTTATCAATCAGCAGGAGTACACCGTACTTTTCATAAACCTAATGAAGTTCAGGTATGTACCTTATTAAGTGTAAAAACAGGAGGTTGCCCGGAAGATTGTGCTTACTGCCCTCAGGCTGCCAGGTATCATACTGATATTAAAGTTCATAAGCTGTTAGATGTTGAAACCGTAAAAACAGCTGCTACCAAAGCAAAAGATGCCGGTTCTACACGTTTTTGTATGGGTGCCGCATGGAGAGAGGTGAGAGATAACCGGGACTTTGACAATGTTATTGAAATGGTTAAAGAAGTGAAAAATCTTGGGATGGAAGTTTGTTGTACATTGGGTATGCTTACAGAGTCTCAGGCCAAAAAATTGAAAGAAGCAGGTTTATTTGCTTACAATCATAATTTAGATACCTCATCAGAATATTACGATGATATCATTTCTACCAGACAATACGAGGACAGACTGGATACATTAGGCAATGTTCAGAAAGCCGGCATTAAAATGTGTAGTGGCGGAATAATTGGAATGGGAGAAAAAGATGAAGATAGAATTGGAATGTTGCATGTTTTATCAACTTTACCACAACATCCTGAATCAGTTCCTGTAAATGCATTGGTGCCGGTAGAAGGAACTCCCTTAGCCAAACAGCCCAGAGTTTCAGTTTGGGAAATGATTAGAATGATTTCAACAGCCAGAATTCTGATGCCTAAAGCGATGGTGAGATTATCAGCCGGCAGAACAGAAATGTCTGATATAGAGCAAGCTCTTTGCTTTTTAGCAGGCGCTAATTCTATTTTTTCCGGAGAAAAGCTGTTAACAACCCCCAATCCTGATTTTACTGAGGATAAAACTTTATTCGAATTATTGAGCTTAACTCCCAGACCTGCTTATAAAGAACCGGGTTCAGATAATTAGGAATTTGCATTTTAAATAATTTTAATAAATAAAAAATAAAAATTTGCAAAAAATATTTATTTTTTAGATTTAACCTTATATTTGTATTAGTACCCTTTTAAAATACATTTATGAGAAGTTTTTTTTTACTTTTTTTACTGCTTGGATTTGCGGACATTTTTGGCTACAGTCAGACATTTCTCACATTTACCGTTGACCAGCCGGAGCCATTAACTGTTGAGCCGGAAAGTCAGTTTTTTATAGTTCAGCCCGATGACATTCCTTTTTCAATTGGAGATATTATTTCAGTATCTGAAGGAAATTCAGTATCTGAAGAAAATCATGGTTATATCTTTTTATGGACACCCGGTACCATACTGTCTGAAGATGATGTATTGAATCCCTCTATAGTTACTATGGGTATGGATAACACTAGTGATACTCTTCTTTTAACGGTAACCGATGATAAAGAATGTGTTCAATACTCTAGAGTAGTTGTAAATTATGAAGTCCCGATGGATGATACCGTTTACATTAATCAGCTCAATGTGCTCGAAAAGGCAAAGATTTATCCTAACCCATTGAAAGATGCCTTATATATTGAGTTTGAATCAGGGTTTTCAAACTATATCAATCAACTTCAAATCTATGACAATCAAAATAGATTAATTTACACTAAAGCAATTAAAAGAAATCCAAATTCAGAAACATTATCTATAGACTTTAGTGCCCGGCCTGCCGGTATTTATCAGCTAATTCTAATTTCTGAAAATCAACAGTTTTTTCATTCTTTAATTAAGGAATAAGAAATTATATAAATCAAAGTTAATACCGATTAAAATGAGAATAAAAAAATACATTTATACAATAGTTTTACTAATGCTGTTTTTACCTTTTGTTACTAAAGTGAGTAAGGCTGATGGAATTTTGTGTGAAGGCGATACTGTTGTATTGCTTATGGAAGAGTATTATGGGGATTTGAAATGGGAAAAATCCGAAGATTTAACGGATTTTATGCCTATACAAGGGGCAACTGTTGACAGCTTTGAATATGTGGTTCATGAAAGTACTTACTTCAGAGCGGTAATTACAGATAGCAACTGTGTAGAAGCCTATATTTCTGATACTATATTTGTTGAGGTTAATCTAAATCCTACAATCGCAATTGCAGGTACTGATAGTATTGATATTGCGGATAGTACTTTTGTCTTGAATGCAAATACACCGGATGTAGGAGCAGGAGAATGGAGTATTATTTCCGGAATTGGGGGCTCTTTTGATGATTTAAATGACCCGCAGACAATATTTAATGGACAGGCAGGGGAAAGTTATGTTTTAAGATGGACGATTTCTAATCCTCCCTGCATTGAGAGTTTTGATGAAGTAACTATTTCTTTTGAAGATCCGACACCACCTATCCCGGCAAACCTCTTAGTAGATTGCGGACTTATTCAACTTCATGTTCATCCTACAGACAATAGTACAGGCACCTCATGGGGTTGTACAGGCGGTATAGTTGCAGGCGCTGATTCTGATGTA encodes the following:
- the bioB gene encoding biotin synthase BioB; amino-acid sequence: MKIRNNWTKEEIKEIYHQPILDLIYQSAGVHRTFHKPNEVQVCTLLSVKTGGCPEDCAYCPQAARYHTDIKVHKLLDVETVKTAATKAKDAGSTRFCMGAAWREVRDNRDFDNVIEMVKEVKNLGMEVCCTLGMLTESQAKKLKEAGLFAYNHNLDTSSEYYDDIISTRQYEDRLDTLGNVQKAGIKMCSGGIIGMGEKDEDRIGMLHVLSTLPQHPESVPVNALVPVEGTPLAKQPRVSVWEMIRMISTARILMPKAMVRLSAGRTEMSDIEQALCFLAGANSIFSGEKLLTTPNPDFTEDKTLFELLSLTPRPAYKEPGSDN
- a CDS encoding Do family serine endopeptidase; translation: MKTNQILTTIFLAFVVSAATFYAGFKIFEPQQEIIRISENQIPGSFTSFDEIADFGESQPVDFRHAAALSTPAVVHIRTTSSGTRGQQQNSLRDFFKDDFFSPRGEPRQRRSSGSGVIISKDGYIVTNNHVISNADGINVTLNDNRVYEAEVIGTDPSTDIALIRIKDANDLPFMTFGNSDAIVIGEWVLAVGNPFNLSSTVTAGIVSAKSRNINILREQTAIESFIQTDAAVNPGNSGGALVNLKGDLIGINTAIATPTGTFAGYSFAVPANLVNKIVTDLKEFGLVQRGFLGVTIRNVDADLAKKLDLPDIKGVYIESVGNSSAAHLAGIKVGDVITHVSGTPVNTSPQLQEQVARFRPGDEITIDYIRDGRNRITNVTLQNINNRPELLSRSNVDIMEKIGAELVELSVAERRRLNIDGGLKIEKLRNGILRSNTNIREGFVITHINKRAVRSLSDLSEVLEGISGGVLVEGIYPNQSGTVYYAFGM
- a CDS encoding T9SS C-terminal target domain-containing protein, with protein sequence MRSFFLLFLLLGFADIFGYSQTFLTFTVDQPEPLTVEPESQFFIVQPDDIPFSIGDIISVSEGNSVSEENHGYIFLWTPGTILSEDDVLNPSIVTMGMDNTSDTLLLTVTDDKECVQYSRVVVNYEVPMDDTVYINQLNVLEKAKIYPNPLKDALYIEFESGFSNYINQLQIYDNQNRLIYTKAIKRNPNSETLSIDFSARPAGIYQLILISENQQFFHSLIKE
- a CDS encoding DUF1566 domain-containing protein, producing MRIKKYIYTIVLLMLFLPFVTKVSKADGILCEGDTVVLLMEEYYGDLKWEKSEDLTDFMPIQGATVDSFEYVVHESTYFRAVITDSNCVEAYISDTIFVEVNLNPTIAIAGTDSIDIADSTFVLNANTPDVGAGEWSIISGIGGSFDDLNDPQTIFNGQAGESYVLRWTISNPPCIESFDEVTISFEDPTPPIPANLLVDCGLIQLHVHPTDNSTGTSWGCTGGIVAGADSDVDGKNNTTLIVQNCPPPTAAEICDNLVAEGYSDWYLPAKDELTCLYNEQASIGGFSATTYWTSSEGSAFLSANAWYRNFGSTLAGYGSKNNVNRVRCVRQNN